GTACTCGGGTCCAGCCAAACAGCATAATGCCCAAAAATCCAGCCTCTAGCATGAAGGCCATTGATGCTTCAAAACCCAGAATACTGCCAAAGAAATCACCGACAGATTCAGAAAAAGGCGCCCAGTTTGTCCCGAACTGAAACTCCATCGGCAGCCCTGTGGCGACGCCAATCCCAAAGTTTAGTAAGTAGATTTTTGCCCAGAAACGGGCGTGGTAGTAATAATCAGGATTTCGGGTTTTAAGCCATAGCCCCTCGACAATTACTAGATAAATACCCATGCCGGTGGTCAGAATTGGCCACAGCATATGAAAGATACTCGTCAGCGCAAACTGCATGCGCGACAGAACTACAGTATCGGAAAAATGCTCAAACATGGCGCTTCAGACCCTGCAGACTTCATTTGTCAGGATAACGAGTCTGATACGGACTGTGGGGATAAATTTGCTATCTTCTCAGGTCGTACTCAGTAAACTTAACGATATTGGTAGCAGGGAGTCGAGAGCTGAATGATGGATATTACTAAAGTTCCCTTTGTGAAATATACGGGAATTCAATACGGTACCTCTGGTGTGTTGGAGCTAGAAGCTCGTGAACATCTTGAGAATCATATGGGAGCAGTGCACGCTAGCGCTCAATTCGCCTTGGCGGAAACAGCAAGTGGTGCCCACTTACAAACCCTCTTCCCTGAGTTAGTGGGCAAGGTTATTCCCTTACTGCGCGATGCCGCTATCAAGTTCAAGGCACCAGCAACGACATCCATCTCTGCCCATGTTTCTGCCGCCGAGGACTCAGTAGCAAGCTTCCAAAAGCAATTTCAAAGAAAGGGGCGAAGTTCAATAGAGGTCACCGTTGACCTAATTGACTCAAATAATTCAGTCACTTGTTCTTGCTTATTCAAATGGTTTATTCAGCGTATAGAGTCAGAATAACGATTTTCACTAATCTAATTCTAATTAAGGGGCCGTACTACCTCTGAACAGCAAGAATACTTGAGCATATTCGATACAATATTGGCGAGCAGTGATATGAAGGTCAAGCATGTTGACTGCCGAAGGAATCCTAGTTGGTTTTGCTCTAGGCTTTGTGTCTGGAGTCACTGTATCTGCCGGATGTCGAGATTTCCGTAGTTGGCGAGCGACAAGAGCAAGGCGTAAGCAAAGAAACAACAGATTTTGAAGGTCTTGCTTCATCTTTTTGGATTGTGCTCAAGCAACCACATATACCAGCCGTTTTACTGTTTCATTCTCAACAGCTTCACAATTGGATCGGCCTCGCCCCGTCTCAGAGCATAATCTAGGGCCGTTCGATTCCATTGGTCGATCACGGTTTTGTCGGCTCCATGGTGGAGCAAAAGCTGGGCTATTTTTGTATGACCCTTCAGTGAGGCCAATATGAGCGGCGTGACGCCTTCTCGATCAATCCAGTTTACTTCTGCACCTGCGTCAATAAGTAGCTGCGCAATCTCTGTATAGCCATCACGTGCGGCATAGGTGAGAGCGGTGTTTGTGTTGTGTGTAGTATTCGGATCTGCATTGGATTGAAGATGCGATCTCACCTCTCCCACGTCACCCGCTAGCGTCGCCTCTATAAGTGCTGGCTTTGTAGAGGCAGATTTTGAAGCAAAAGATTCTGGAGACCTAATTGCGATATCGCAACCCGCAGCACCTAAAAAGAGAAGAGGAACGGCGAACGCAGCGAAGCAACGAAAAAGCATGTGACCTGAAAATCTCTCCCTGTCTCGTTTCTGGAGCTTTAAACAGAACGAGAAAAAATATTTTCTAAAAAAAGCTTGACTTGCTCAAAAGAAGGGGTTACATTGGCAAAGCGCTCGAGAGAGACACGTTTTTCGGAAGCGCTCTGAACCTAGATAAGTTAATAGTTTGAAAGCCATAATAGCACATATAAACCTCGTTCAAATGAACTAAGGAGTTGCTGTTTTACAGTAATT
This Acaryochloris thomasi RCC1774 DNA region includes the following protein-coding sequences:
- a CDS encoding PaaI family thioesterase encodes the protein MDITKVPFVKYTGIQYGTSGVLELEAREHLENHMGAVHASAQFALAETASGAHLQTLFPELVGKVIPLLRDAAIKFKAPATTSISAHVSAAEDSVASFQKQFQRKGRSSIEVTVDLIDSNNSVTCSCLFKWFIQRIESE
- a CDS encoding ankyrin repeat domain-containing protein — its product is MLFRCFAAFAVPLLFLGAAGCDIAIRSPESFASKSASTKPALIEATLAGDVGEVRSHLQSNADPNTTHNTNTALTYAARDGYTEIAQLLIDAGAEVNWIDREGVTPLILASLKGHTKIAQLLLHHGADKTVIDQWNRTALDYALRRGEADPIVKLLRMKQ